A DNA window from Gigantopelta aegis isolate Gae_Host chromosome 4, Gae_host_genome, whole genome shotgun sequence contains the following coding sequences:
- the LOC121370523 gene encoding putative defense protein Hdd11, which produces MEFLSAIFAITVVVGLASVSAYPEGPPLSCCSHMFPVGHEVNAQTSTPTVTIKMKNSGGSDTTSYTAGEQITVTVETANPSDTTIYYEGLFVQARRANCMSHQKMQPVGTFSFEANNTYLKTLDCGSVSKSAVSQKVSVHQTSQTFTWTAPATTVGHVYFQATVVKNVSRFWTGVQSGFLYDAADTGNATYCMVRKTTGGVGTIQAHGVLPLLGFIVFVANVIGV; this is translated from the exons ATATTCGCTATTACGGTTGTGGTCGGGTTGGCCTCTGTGAGCGCCTACCCAGAAGGCCCCCCACTTTCCTGCTGCTCACACATGTTCCCCGTGGGTCACGAAGTCAACGCCCAGACGTCCACTCCGACAGTGAcgataaaaatgaaaaattcaGGAGGATCGGATACAACATCTTACACAGCGGGCGAACAAATAACAG TAACCGTAGAAACAGCTAACCCAAGCGACACGACCATTTATTACGAGGGTTTGTTTGTGCAGGCAAGACGAGCCAACTGCATGTCACACCAGAAGATGCAACCAGTTGGAACGTTTAGCTTTGAGGCCAATAATACGTATCTGAAGACGCTGGATTGCGGAAGTGTTTCCAAG AGTGCAGTCAGCCAGAAAGTGTCCGTTCACCAGACAAGCCAGACATTCACTTGGACCGCGCCAGCTACAACTGTGGGCCACGTGTATTTCCA GGCAACTGTTGTGAAAAACGTCTCAAGATTTTGGACTGGTGTACAGTCAGGCTTTCTGTACGATGCCGCGGATACCGGTAACGCCACATACTGCATGGTCCGCAAAACAACGGGTGGTGTGGGGACCATACAGGCTCACGGCGTCCTGCCCCTTCTCGGATTCATCGTCTTCGTGGCCAACGTCATCGGTGTTTAG